The sequence below is a genomic window from Pleuronectes platessa chromosome 13, fPlePla1.1, whole genome shotgun sequence.
CGCTTAAATACAACTAGATATTTTTCCTTGTGTGTAGAAGGGGTTGGTTTTCAAAGCTAATTTTATAGTAAAAAATGTTCCTGCTCTTTTCGAAAAGAATAGACAGTCTAGTTAGTATTAGTTTAACAATTACATCCTGGGTCTTATGTGGGTGCTGTATTTTTAATAACCTTCCCATGACTCTAGCCATGAACTCAcgaaaagaaaatatctgtttaCATATTGTGCTGTTCTTCAACTTTAAAAGGGAAAAGTGTGGTTTTCTACAATGGTGCCAAATTGAGTTGAACAGAGCATCAGATAAACAAGTGGCAATTACAGTCTCCTCCTGGGAATCGCTGAGGAGGAGCTAAAGGAATTTTCTGGAACAAGGGACGTCTGGGTTTCTCAGCTGACTGCTGCCAGTTTCCCTGACCTGGATAAGCAGCTCCAAAATAGAGGCATGGATGGATGATTAAATCCTGTTGATACAAATTTCAAACCAACCCCCGTCCTACTTAATGGTAGACTGCCGCcacatatgttttaaaaaatatataaaagcttTTTGGTAAAGCTTTAGGTTTCAAATGTTTCTTTTCCATAGTTGCAGACCTAGTGAAATTACCTAAAACTACTGtacataataatttaaaaaagaccaCTGGGATGGCCCACAAAATGTCCTCCTTTCAATCAAAACCTTTGCTTGCCAATGGACAGAGGCGACCTCAGCAGTTGAAACACATTTCTTCCTTATTACCGTGAGAACAAGTGATTTCAGAGGAAAACTGACCTTGAGTGCCTTGAAGGTCTCCATgaacttctccagctcttcaggAGGCAGGAAGTCCCCGATAAAGTGTTTCCCTTTACCCATATCTGTCAGTGACTCTGCCCACTCTGGAAAAGAACACACAAGGATTTGTTTAATGCAAGTGTCAAGCTAATCAACTTAAAAAATGTTATCAGGTATCACAAGTGTTACTGCTAATTGTAATATCTCTCCATGTTGAAGGTGAATCTTACCACGCGTCTTCTCCATTTCCATCTGTCGGAGACGATGTTCCCAGGTCCCTGCCTGCATGTCCACTTCTTCATCACTGTCATATTCATGTTGGTGTTCCCTTATGGCCTTCTCCCACATCACCTGCATGTCTGCCATCGCACGCTTATGCTTCATGATCAGCTCATACATCTCTTGCATCTGAGTGTGTGAGAATACATCGTAATATGAATAAAAGATACTGGGAAGTAATCCAGACATTGAAGTGTGGCTGGTCAGAGTCATtaaagtgaaagagagaaaaggttgGTAGAATCATAGTTAGTTGAAGCATCatggaataaaataatatcagCTTGCATTTTCCTACATCTTGTTGTTCTATGAGTTGTTTTTTCTGGTCCTCAGATAGTTCTGTCACTCCAACCAGACCAAGAGGCTTCCCCTTCTTATAACCAAGACCCCTGAGCTCCTGAgctggaaacaaaaaaacaaaagtacaTGTTCATAAAATATTTACTGTCACAGATGGTAATGGAACAGAAAGCTCAACTTCCTATTTATTTCCACAGTGTTACTTGGCGTCTTTTcgtaaaaatgtatataaagtaGCATGTgcatatttgtaaaaaatatctACAACCCAACTTCACGTACCAGAGAGACAGGGTAAGGCTGGGTCTGGAACATGAATCTCCTGAGGAATAATGATGGGAGGCATGGGAAAATCAACTTTGTCATCTTCAGACCCCcatctgctcttcctcttccgtTTGACGGGTGGGGTGTCTGACCCCTGAATGTGTGGGTTCATCAGCGGCGAGGGGATCCCTGGTGACGGAACAGTCGGTCGCCCAACATCTGTCGTTGACTCCCCTGAAGGAGGTAAAGGGCTCTTGGAAGTTGCAGCCTGATACTTCTGTAGTTTGTCTTTGTAGTAGTGGAAGGCTGGACTTTGGTGATCATATAAAAAGCTTTAAGAAGGACAGCAGACATTGTGTGAGGTGAAAAACTCCCATTCAAATGTAGCAGGACACGATTAGGAAATAGTCATATACACAGTAACTGACCTGAAGGTGGGGTTGTTTCGGTTGCGCTCTGCAGCAATGGCTTCCACATCGGGGCCACCCTCCGCCACAAATCTGGCCAGCTTCTCAGCCACTTGCTGGGTTTCCGCGTCCACTGGGGGGGAGACTTTAAGAAGCCTATCAGTACTGGGACTCAATTCACACTCTACTACTGTATCGTACTCAACTGGCCCTCATACACCACCAGTCTAGAGCCAATAGGGgataagaagaggaaggaggagcaaGGGGACAGGGGTGGTGAATGGGGGACTGTATGGATGTGAGGATTTTACTGTagtaaatgaacaaataaagccCAGAGAGGCTCCACCACATACAATATGGCTATACTGAGCATGTAGTACTCTGCAGATCTCCCTTAaatcgaatttgaatgtcgaGGTTACGAAAACACTTGCAGCAGGATAGTAGAGGcaatttagattttttctcttgtttttatacatttgaatAGGTCACCATTTATCAATAACCCACAAAAACTTATTATGTTAAtaaacaagcatgtaaacagaATGCAAAATCTATCGATGGCAGACAAATAATCACGTTCATATTTGTATATCGTTCGATCAGTCGATATAAAAATTATTGCGACAGGCCTACTCAGTGCTTGTTCTGATTGTTCTTATGAAAAAATGTCAGCTTAGCAGCTGCGGTCATTGTTCCGTAACACAGGCACTGTAAAATACATGGAGTGGAAACACTGTTTACTATATACATATACTGTGCTATAGAGAATTGAGGAGTGTCAGGTTGCTCCTGTCTAGGTCACCTTGACTGGACTATAATAACTCATTAAAGTAATATATCTGTGAGAGAAGGGTTTGGAATTAAGTTCACAGACTTGAACATGAAtgtatacaaattaaataaatgtttttagaataattattagaaaagtAATCATCATAATGTCTACCGATAACATTGTACGATCATACTGTGTGAACTGGAAACTTTACTGACGATATTCTGTCCATTCCTaatgaaattaaattttttatttctgagaGGAATGgtgagagagaatcagagggtAACAGAAGGTAACTTACCATTATCCAACGAATTTTCAGTTCTTATTGAATCCTTCCTCAATTCGGCAACTCTTTTTTTGTAGTAGAGATACTCCAAAGTGCTTCTATCATACAAAAATCTGAAAGGCAATTATAGCAGTTAAAAACGGACTCGTAAAACTACAGTATGAGTGAAACAAATCCAGATATGGTACAATATCTATCAAACTTACGAGAAAACCGGATTGTCTTTATAATCCTCCTTGGCCTTCCTCTCCAGTTCAGATCCCCCCTCTGCCACGAACGAGGCCATCTTGTCGATAATGAGTCTGGTGTCTGAATCCTCTGGGGGAGAGACTTTAAGCAGGCTATGAGTATATTTGCTGTAAGGGCACCTATGACAAAATGCCAGTCACAAGGCAACTGTACCACTGGAGTATGCAGAAGGTGCAATGAAAAGTCTGAGCCGCCGAGTTTTCCGGAAACAGTCTAAAAAACATAGGCCTTGAATTACCTCTCATCCCTAAGAATTTGGAGtaatcatcatcttcttcgtcgtcttcatcatctggagagCAAAACACACTCGACCTCTGGCTGAGAACGGGAAGAGAACTCTTCTTGGACTGCGAGTAGTTCTTGAACTGACTTAGCATGCTACTGACTCCAAGGCCAGGCCGCTTGCCAACAAGAATGCTCTTTTTTTCCGAGGTTGAGGGAGATTTGGAATCAGTGGTGGAACCTTGAAAGAGTAAAGAGGACACATATAAATCCAGCAGTAGGCTTTACCTGCAAGCAAAATGCTATTATTATTTCTGCTACTATTGATAAGACATCTTTCTCAATCAGAACATTTAGAGGATGATCAACCCAAGTAAGATAAGGCATGTCCATGGCCCTGTGGTGGTATTCTAAGCTGCTTTGCTTAGGCGAGGATGCTCTTGTAAAGACCCTCTGTTGTTTAAAATCTGCTAAACAATGGTCCACTCATCAGTAAGAAAGTGTTCAGGAGTCCTTTGATGTATTATGCAGAAATATTTATTGAAGCTTCGTCAAGGAGAAATTCAGAGTTCACCATTACAACAACTGTGCATGATATCCTCTCATCTTCTGAGGTATGATCTCTTGTGGTCACACTTTAAAGCCCTAAAAATCATTTATTCTATTGGTTTAGACTAGCTATCTCCTAAACAAGGAAATTAATTTTCTAGTTCCGGAGACAGTAATACCTGACTATTCAGTGTCATATCTGTGGTGTCTAGGGAGTGAAGTAGCACTGTCCTTTGACCTTGGCCATGGCTCCTGCACTTCCCCACACGCaacagatacagtgccttgcataagtattcaccccccttggactttttcccattatgtactgttactaactggaattcaaatagacttaaataaactttttcccgtttgatcaacaaaacatgcatagtactttggaggtgcaaaataaattttattgtgacacaaacaataatgagaacaaaaaagttgacatctgttgggtgcataagtattcagcccctgtgtcaatacttggtagaacccactttcgctgcaattacagctgcaagtcttttggggtatgtctctaccagctttgcacatctagagatggaaaggtttgtccattcttcttggcaaaaaagatgaagctcagtcagattggatggagaccgtctgtgaactgcaatcttcaagtcttgccatagattctctattggattgaggtctgggctttgactgggccattttaagacattaacattctttaatccaaaccattcctttgtagctctggctgtatgtttagggtcattgtcctgctggaagatgaacgtccgccccagtctcaagtcttttgcagactgcatcagattttcttcaaggatttccctgtatttggctccatccatctttccctctattctgaccagtttccctgtacctgctgaagagaagtatccccacagcatgatgctaccaccaccatgtttcactgttgggatggtgtgctcagggtgatgggcagtgttgggttttcgccacacatagcgttttgcattgaggccaaaaagttcaattttggtctcatctgaccagagcaccttcttccacatgtttgctgtgtctcccacatggcttctggcaaactccaaacgggattttttatggatccctttcaacaatggctttcttcttgccactcttccataaaggccagatttgtggagtagacgactaatagttgtcctgtggacagattctcccacctcagctgtggatctctgcaactcctccagagtaaccatgggcctcctggttgcttctctgattaattttctccttgtccgactcttcagtttgggtggacggcctcctcttggtaggtttgcggttgtgccatattctttccattttcttatgatggattttatggtgctcagagagatgttcaaagctctggatatttttttataacctaaccctgcttcatatttctccacaactttatccctgacctgtttggtgagctccttggtcttcatgatgctgtttgttcagtaatgatctccaacaaactctgagtccgtcacagaacaggtgtatttatactgagattaaattacagacaggtggaccctatttactaattatgtgacttgcaaatgtgacttgtgaatgcaattggtcgcaccagatctttgttaggggtttcacagtaaagggggtgaatacatatgcactcaacccttttcagatttttatttgtaaataattgtgaaatccatgtaatatttccccccacttctgaatgatgcactattttgtgttggtccattacataaactcacgatgaaataaattttaatctgtggttataccatgacaaaatgtagaaaagtccaaagggggtgaatacttatgcaaggcactgtagctgcACTACGTCtcaaggagaggagacagtgtcTCTGTATATTCCAAAAGAACCTCTACCAAACACTTTACAGCTGAAAGGGACCTCCTGGTGTCTGAGGAACTCAGacaacagtaaaaaaataagTTCTAGTCTGACAAAAGTGGGAGGGGTCAAACTATTTTCTTTGACGTGATAGCTAATTACATTTAAGGCATAAATGCAAACCAGATCAGAACCACGCCCAAAGCAGTTTGTGCATACAAATGACTATTGATATTTACAAGCCCATGAATATTGCAGCAGGGGCCCTTAGACTTTGTGGCACAAATAAGCATAATGACCATTTATAAAACagcttaaataaaataatgtgataCTTACTGGTCCCATTGTTTGGTTTGTCCTTCTGCATCTTCATGAACTGTTGCAAGAAGCTTCCATCATTCATAAACTTGTTTGAAGAGGGTCCTTGTAAACTGGGAGCAATACTGGGAtcagaaataaaagaatattCAGGCCAATATTAATGGAAAACAATACAAATGCCAAAGATGCATCATGCGTTACAACCCTATAATTACAAACCCATCTGGCAGTACCTCCCATGTTATTATTGAAGAACAACGTAAATCCTAATGATCTAATTCTAACATATTCACAGGCTCATGGGTGTGTTCTTACCTTGGAGGCAGGGGCTTGCTAGTGGTTTGCACGTTTATTTTAGCTTGTTCTGCCATTCTGGCCTcgatctctttcttcttctgagCTATAAGCTTCTCTTGACGGAGAATGTTCATGCTCATCTTGCTTTTCTGAGGCTGGACAGTCTTGGACTTCCAGCCTCCTCGGCCTGAACAAATATGAAAGGGAAAATACaggaaattatttaaaaatattgcaATGCAATTTGAATTATATCCGGAAGGTATATATGTATAGTAGAATATAATGTAATAACTTTGCAATATTGTAAGACATTACTGACTAGAATATGAAAGCGAATCTAAACAACACAGTAAACTAATTTTAAAAGCTATTAACAACAGTCATGTGATCACATGCTGATATAACAGGACGCAGATATCAGGGAGGATGGgtattttttgaaaaagtaaATATAACGCAAACTGTCTTTAGTAAGTACAGTCTAGCTAACACaacagctaacgttagctaacgCTGTTTGCTTGTTACGCCGACCAATGGCTACATAAGGTAGTTGACGTTTAAGGCGTGTTTACTGAGGGCAGCTGTATTTCTTAGGCCATATCGTTTCTCTCTAACTGTATATGTTTACCTGCATCACCAGACTCCATGACCGTGGCAGAATGAAGAATGTACTTCGAAACCAACGCTCACAGACCGAGAATGCTAACGATTAGCTCACTAAGAGGCTGGCAACGCTAACAATAGCACAGACAACACTTCCGGTCCTAGTATGTCCAGAATAAAAGCATCATATCTACAAGTCTGTAGGATTTCCAAGATACTTATTTTCCTCAGCATTAATATGGGAAGGACCATGATGTGTATTGATTGAATAGATTGGTAATAATTTATATCGGTTTTTCGAGTTGCGTTCAAAACACATAGTCACACATTGaccatacaaatacacattacACATCACACgaaaaaagactgtggtacagaCTGTAAAATATATTAGGCTTGGACACCAATATAAAAGGAAAGTACtaaagatagatggatagataatgACTAAGATTAATCTAAATGATCATTATTTTGTAGGTGATCATTCCATCTTGTGGGATGGGAGGATCTCTATCTGATTGATTGGATAGAAtagttcctttttcttttcgTTACTTTTTAATGTGATACTTTTTGTTTGGATGGAAATGTTCAACCGGAACTCAGTCTTTTCGTGTAACTACTGCACGTTTCCGTTTCCAGCGCGTCTGCTTCCCTTCCGCACCGCTGCTGAGAGACAGCCAGCTCAAGTCGTGGCAGCGGCAGCTTGTACGTTTCTTTGTCATATGTGTACCGATGCTGCTTAAAAGCTGTACCATGGAGGTATTCACCATCACTGcggtcaagccagccgacacagaaattctTCTGCGCGCATATACTGACatttatggtaaacgcatcctaagtgttttttcaaaataaactgttgacatggagcatatacaaaatgcataattgaaaaTTAAATGGATTGGATTATATTCACAAGAAGTATATATCGTCTCACGTGTCATTTTATGAATAGCATTTTGACTATCAATTTagagattttacaaaataaaagtcacattttCAGCTTCAAGTAGCATCAGtatctggatatttcaaagtaccataaagcactttgctcaataagttcagagagagactgatatgcctgtgttcaggaactctctgactacctacatactgaatatcaaacatatttactttttagtttaagatattttcaaagtaaagtccaacattttcactgttgaaTAGAACATTTCAGGATACATCAAAGTAATGTAAGAACaatttgctcaataagttcagagagagactgatatccctgtgttcaggacctctctgactacctacatactgaatatcaaacatttttactgtatggatttagatttttttcaaagTGCTGTCCAACATatgtacaatcaaatcagttaattCTGGATATTTCATCCAACATTTCCACTGCCTCCAAACAGTTTGGCAACAAGAGCAGCTGCCTTTAAACAGTGTGGCAACAACAGCATCTGCCTTTGAACATTGTGGCAACTGAGGCAACGGCCTGTCGGTGGCAGTTTGTGTTGACACCGAACGCGCCTCGACGAGCTGCCTCTGCCACGACGTGAGCTTGCCCGTCACTGTGTGCAAACGTGCAGTTGTCCCTCGCTGCTTCCCGTCCGTAGTTTTGTACCGCTGCCCCTGCACAGAAATGGCTGAAGCTCCCACACGGCCCGACCGCTTTTTCTGTCACCAGTGCTCAGCAGAGATAAGTCCGCGTTTACCGGTAAGGACCCGAGACACACAGCTGCCTGGTTCAGGGAAGCAGAAACGATATTGTGTTTCTGTTACGGTttgatttgagtgtgtttgtgcgcaccGCGTCGACTGCCGCTGCTGATCCGCTACGCTGGTTAGCTCCGACGGtccagagagacaggcaggtgGTCGGGGAGGCTTCACTGTACGATCCCGTGACAGAAGAGGCATCATTTTAGCATTAACAAAGTATAATTGAACATCTGCTTCATAAAAGTCTCATATGAGAACCATGACACCCAAGAACAACCGCTGTAGTGGTGGCGTTTGACAGCAGCGAGCTAGCTTACATCAGAATGGGTCGGTTCACTGGGAATCAGAACCAGTCGGTTCTCATAGTGGCTTTGTCACTTCAAGccagttcaaataaaaaaaaaacacacaccggGATTGCTTGTTTGCTGACAGTGGTTATATTGTCAAGAGAAGCACCGTTGTCTCAGTTTAATGTCCCCGGTGTTGTGATGGTAACTGCCTACCACTGCAGTCTGTGGTCCCGCTATTCACGAGAAGCTTCTTGAACGTTACAGTGACTCACCTGTGTCAGGAGATGGTGCTTATTATTAACTGGACGTGGTGACATTGACATTACGTCCACAATGACCAGCTATCTCAATGCAATGGGAGGAAAACAAATGTGGTGGGTGTTATTGATTTACTCCAATGCTCAaaatcatcaccatcacacTGTGCatttcacagagacactgagaagaATGTGTTTTCCATTATTAGATATCACGAAGCCAATCGGCAGTTCATTGGGTACATGTTCACTAAAGGAATGCATAGTATAAATAATGGATACCCCCGTTTATACTTTTCTGTCTTAGTTGAAACAATTTTTAAGTGTTCACGATTATTTTATAAGTTGTGTTGCTATTATTGTGATGCATTATCCTGAAACATGCATTCACCATGTTTATAATGGTGAGATTATAGTATTCGTTATTAACGCAATGTCACTTGAGACCCCCTCATTCCTGTTATTCCTAATCTCAGC
It includes:
- the sugp1 gene encoding SURP and G-patch domain-containing protein 1, which codes for MESGDAGRGGWKSKTVQPQKSKMSMNILRQEKLIAQKKKEIEARMAEQAKINVQTTSKPLPPSIAPSLQGPSSNKFMNDGSFLQQFMKMQKDKPNNGTSSTTDSKSPSTSEKKSILVGKRPGLGVSSMLSQFKNYSQSKKSSLPVLSQRSSVFCSPDDEDDEEDDDYSKFLGMRVSPPEDSDTRLIIDKMASFVAEGGSELERKAKEDYKDNPVFSFLYDRSTLEYLYYKKRVAELRKDSIRTENSLDNVSPPVDAETQQVAEKLARFVAEGGPDVEAIAAERNRNNPTFSFLYDHQSPAFHYYKDKLQKYQAATSKSPLPPSGESTTDVGRPTVPSPGIPSPLMNPHIQGSDTPPVKRKRKSRWGSEDDKVDFPMPPIIIPQEIHVPDPALPCLSAQELRGLGYKKGKPLGLVGVTELSEDQKKQLIEQQDMQEMYELIMKHKRAMADMQVMWEKAIREHQHEYDSDEEVDMQAGTWEHRLRQMEMEKTREWAESLTDMGKGKHFIGDFLPPEELEKFMETFKALKEGRDPDYSEYKEFKLTVENLGFRMLMKMGWKEGDGLGSDGQGIKAPVNKGTTAMNGAGFGVDRPAELGKNDDEYDAYRKRMMLAYRFRPNPLNNPRRPYY